The Streptomyces tendae genome has a window encoding:
- a CDS encoding class II aldolase/adducin family protein, producing MAEQGPREREAEGAVSGARDTGGAPAGRVGEETARAWAEVVETARRTVADGFVVGTSGNVSVRVGDTVLVTPSGVPYDRLRPADVTGVDLTGRQVLGTLVPTSELPLHLAVYRETGARAVVHTHAVHATAVSTLVDELPPIHYMTAALGGPVRVARYAAYGTPELAAHTLRALEDRTGCLLRNHGTLTYGATLDQAYDRTAQLEWMCRVWLTASSVPGLSPSLLSAEQLTEVEGRLRGYGQPG from the coding sequence ATGGCTGAACAGGGCCCGCGCGAGCGGGAAGCGGAAGGCGCCGTGAGCGGCGCCCGGGACACGGGGGGTGCGCCCGCCGGACGGGTGGGGGAGGAGACGGCGCGGGCCTGGGCGGAGGTGGTGGAAACCGCCCGCCGCACCGTCGCCGACGGGTTCGTCGTGGGAACCTCCGGCAACGTCTCGGTACGGGTCGGCGACACCGTCCTGGTGACGCCCTCGGGGGTGCCGTACGACCGGCTCCGGCCGGCCGACGTGACCGGCGTGGACCTCACCGGCCGGCAGGTGCTCGGCACCCTGGTCCCGACCAGCGAGCTGCCCCTGCACCTGGCCGTGTACCGGGAGACCGGCGCGCGCGCCGTGGTGCACACCCACGCCGTGCACGCGACCGCCGTCTCCACCCTCGTCGACGAACTGCCGCCGATCCACTACATGACCGCCGCCCTCGGCGGCCCCGTCCGCGTGGCCCGCTACGCCGCCTACGGCACCCCCGAGCTGGCCGCGCACACCCTGCGCGCCCTGGAGGACCGCACCGGCTGCCTGCTGCGCAACCACGGCACCCTCACCTACGGCGCGACCCTCGACCAGGCCTACGACCGCACCGCCCAGCTGGAGTGGATGTGCCGGGTGTGGCTGACCGCCTCCTCGGTGCCGGGACTGTCCCCCAGCCTGTTGAGCGCCGAACAGCTGACGGAGGTGGAAGGGCGGCTGCGGGGGTACGGGCAGCCGGGGTGA
- a CDS encoding cobyric acid synthase, with translation MSGGGLLVAGTTSDAGKSVVTAGICRWLVRQGVKVAPFKAQNMSLNSFVTREGAEIGRAQAMQAQACRVEPTALMNPVLLKPGGERSSQVVLMGRPVGEMSARGYHGGRQESLLGTVLDCLERLRSEYDAVICEGAGSPAEINLRRTDIVNMGVARNAGLPVLVVGDIDRGGVFASFFGTVALLSQEDQELVAGFLVNKFRGDVSLLEPGLEMLHGLTGRHAYGVLPFRHGLGIDEEDGLRVSLRGAVRESAVAAPAGEEVLRVAVCAVPLMSNFTDVDALAAEPGVVVRFVDRPDELADADLVVVPGTRGTVRALRWLRERGLADALVRRAAEGRPLLGICGGFQLLGEHIEDDVESRAGQVDGLGVLPVRVRFARGKTLARPVGEALGERVEGYEIHHGVAEVLGGDPFVSDGQGQSLDGCRVGAAWGTHWHGALESDGFRRAFLRVVAEHAGRRFVPAPDTSFAALREEQLDRLGDLIEQHADTDALWRLIESGAPPGLPFIPPGAPA, from the coding sequence GTGAGCGGGGGCGGACTGCTGGTCGCCGGGACCACCTCGGACGCCGGCAAGAGCGTGGTCACCGCCGGGATCTGCCGGTGGCTGGTGCGCCAAGGGGTGAAGGTCGCTCCGTTCAAGGCGCAGAACATGTCGCTGAACTCGTTCGTCACGCGGGAGGGCGCCGAGATCGGGCGGGCCCAGGCCATGCAGGCGCAGGCGTGCCGGGTGGAGCCGACGGCGCTGATGAACCCGGTGCTGCTGAAGCCGGGCGGCGAGCGGTCCAGCCAGGTGGTGCTGATGGGCCGCCCGGTCGGCGAGATGAGCGCCCGCGGGTACCACGGCGGTCGCCAGGAGAGCCTCCTCGGCACGGTCCTCGACTGCCTGGAGCGGCTGCGGAGCGAGTACGACGCGGTGATCTGCGAGGGCGCCGGGAGCCCGGCCGAGATCAACCTGCGGCGCACCGACATCGTGAACATGGGCGTCGCCCGCAACGCCGGACTGCCGGTCCTCGTGGTCGGGGACATCGACCGGGGCGGCGTGTTCGCCTCCTTCTTCGGCACGGTCGCCCTGCTCTCCCAGGAGGACCAGGAGCTGGTCGCCGGGTTCCTGGTGAACAAGTTCCGCGGGGACGTCTCGCTGCTGGAGCCGGGCCTGGAGATGCTGCACGGCCTGACCGGGCGGCACGCCTACGGCGTGCTGCCGTTCCGGCACGGGCTGGGGATCGACGAGGAGGACGGGCTCAGGGTGTCCCTCAGGGGCGCCGTGCGGGAGTCCGCGGTGGCCGCGCCGGCCGGCGAGGAGGTGCTGCGGGTCGCGGTGTGCGCGGTGCCGTTGATGTCGAACTTCACGGACGTGGACGCGCTCGCCGCCGAACCGGGCGTCGTGGTGCGGTTCGTGGACCGTCCGGACGAACTCGCCGACGCGGACCTCGTGGTCGTGCCGGGCACCCGCGGGACCGTGCGGGCGCTGCGCTGGCTGCGGGAGCGCGGGCTGGCGGACGCGCTGGTGCGCCGGGCCGCCGAGGGCCGGCCGCTGCTGGGCATCTGCGGCGGCTTCCAGCTGCTCGGCGAGCACATCGAGGACGACGTGGAGAGCCGCGCGGGCCAGGTGGACGGGCTAGGCGTCCTGCCGGTGCGGGTGCGGTTCGCCCGTGGGAAGACCCTGGCGCGCCCGGTCGGCGAGGCCCTCGGCGAGCGCGTCGAGGGGTACGAGATCCATCATGGGGTCGCCGAAGTCCTCGGCGGGGACCCGTTCGTCTCCGACGGCCAAGGACAGAGCCTGGACGGCTGCCGGGTCGGCGCGGCCTGGGGCACGCACTGGCACGGAGCGCTGGAGTCGGACGGGTTCCGGCGGGCCTTCCTGCGCGTGGTGGCCGAGCACGCGGGACGCCGTTTCGTGCCGGCCCCCGACACCTCTTTCGCCGCGCTGCGCGAGGAGCAGCTCGACCGGCTCGGCGACCTGATCGAACAGCACGCGGACACCGACGCGCTGTGGCGGCTCATCGAGTCCGGCGCGCCACCAGGACTGCCCTTCATCCCCCCGGGAGCTCCCGCATGA
- a CDS encoding cobalamin biosynthesis protein — MGADRVFAYGAAAGLLGDLLLGDPRRGHPVAAFGRAAAAVERVLWRDDRGRGAVHTAVCVGGAVALSGLAARAVRRSPAASVVLTGVATWAVVGGTSLAREARAVGRALEAGDVEAARERLPHLCGRDPQALDADGIARAVVESVAENTSDAVVGALVWGAVAGVPGLVGFRAVNTLDAMVGHKSPRHLRYGWASARLDDVAGWPGARLTAALAALSGPDPRGAVRAWRADAAKHPSPNAGPVEASFAGALGVRLGGTLSYGGRVEHRPVLNGGGRPVAVTDIDRAVRLSRRVGWLALAAGVAARRVRKGRAK; from the coding sequence ATGGGTGCCGATCGCGTGTTCGCGTACGGCGCCGCCGCCGGCCTCCTGGGCGACCTGCTCCTCGGCGATCCCCGCCGCGGGCATCCGGTCGCCGCGTTCGGGCGGGCCGCGGCTGCCGTGGAGCGGGTGCTGTGGCGGGACGACCGGGGCCGCGGGGCCGTGCACACCGCCGTGTGCGTCGGCGGCGCGGTCGCGCTCTCGGGCCTGGCCGCCCGCGCCGTACGCCGTAGTCCCGCCGCCTCCGTCGTCCTGACCGGCGTCGCCACCTGGGCCGTCGTCGGCGGGACCTCGCTGGCCCGGGAGGCGCGTGCCGTCGGGCGCGCGCTGGAGGCCGGTGACGTCGAGGCGGCCCGGGAGCGGCTGCCGCACCTGTGCGGCCGGGACCCGCAGGCCCTGGACGCCGACGGGATCGCCCGCGCCGTGGTGGAGTCCGTCGCCGAGAACACCTCCGACGCCGTGGTGGGCGCCCTCGTGTGGGGCGCGGTCGCCGGGGTGCCGGGTCTGGTGGGCTTCCGGGCCGTCAACACCCTGGACGCGATGGTGGGTCACAAGTCACCCCGCCACCTCCGCTACGGCTGGGCCTCGGCCCGCCTCGACGACGTCGCCGGCTGGCCGGGCGCACGCCTGACGGCCGCGCTCGCCGCCCTGTCCGGGCCGGACCCGCGCGGGGCGGTACGGGCCTGGCGCGCGGACGCGGCGAAGCACCCGAGCCCCAACGCGGGCCCCGTGGAGGCGTCCTTCGCGGGCGCGCTCGGCGTGCGGCTCGGCGGGACGCTGTCCTACGGCGGCCGGGTCGAGCACCGGCCCGTCCTCAACGGCGGCGGGCGCCCCGTCGCCGTCACCGACATCGACCGGGCGGTGCGCCTGTCGCGGCGGGTCGGCTGGCTGGCGCTCGCGGCCGGGGTGGCCGCGCGGCGCGTACGGAAGGGACGTGCGAAGTGA
- a CDS encoding alpha/beta hydrolase, whose protein sequence is MRTVRATAAAVTAVIGAGAAAVAAGRFASDAALRIPSGKPLPTEPGLTVHATAAGQVTLTRDLAALRPGRHGLVGRGFHAVVGPVLSVASNPADTVVRRLERVTYGTPEPGDRARFTPNVYVGDPGTALGVDHTVVDVPGELGPLPAWFVEGARDTWVIAVHGLGTTREHTLNVLQALRRNQFPVLAPAYRGDPDAPRSPDGLNHLGETEWRDLDAVMRHAVDSGARRVVLYGWSTGATMALRAAARSEARDRVAGLILDSPVLDWESTLRALAHAHRTPGALLPLAVRAAQGRTGLYGDHRPGALHLDGITVPTHIFHGPDDTVAPWRFSRRLAAAHPNTVTLQTVRGASHAAMWNADPDAYEESLRRFLTPLM, encoded by the coding sequence GTGCGCACTGTCAGAGCGACGGCCGCTGCCGTCACCGCCGTGATAGGGGCCGGCGCCGCCGCCGTGGCCGCCGGCCGGTTCGCCAGCGACGCTGCCCTGAGGATCCCCTCGGGCAAACCCCTGCCCACCGAGCCCGGACTCACCGTCCACGCCACCGCCGCGGGACAGGTCACCCTCACCCGTGACCTCGCCGCGCTGCGGCCCGGTCGCCACGGCCTCGTCGGCCGCGGCTTCCACGCGGTGGTGGGACCCGTGCTGTCCGTCGCCTCCAACCCCGCCGACACCGTCGTACGGCGCCTGGAACGCGTGACCTACGGCACACCGGAACCCGGCGACCGGGCCAGGTTCACGCCGAACGTGTACGTCGGCGACCCGGGGACCGCGCTCGGCGTCGACCACACCGTCGTCGACGTGCCGGGCGAACTCGGTCCCCTGCCCGCATGGTTCGTGGAGGGCGCCCGGGACACCTGGGTGATCGCCGTGCACGGTCTCGGCACCACCCGGGAACACACCCTGAACGTCCTCCAGGCCCTGCGCCGCAACCAGTTCCCGGTGCTCGCCCCCGCCTACCGGGGCGACCCGGACGCGCCCCGTTCCCCCGACGGGCTCAACCACCTCGGCGAGACCGAATGGCGCGATCTCGACGCCGTGATGCGGCACGCGGTGGACTCCGGCGCCCGCCGGGTGGTCCTCTACGGCTGGTCCACGGGCGCGACCATGGCGCTGCGCGCCGCCGCCCGCTCCGAGGCCCGCGACCGGGTCGCCGGCCTGATCCTGGACTCCCCGGTGCTCGACTGGGAGTCCACCCTGCGCGCCCTCGCCCACGCCCACCGCACCCCGGGCGCGCTGCTGCCGCTCGCGGTCCGCGCCGCCCAGGGCCGCACCGGCCTGTACGGCGACCACCGGCCCGGCGCCCTCCACCTGGACGGCATCACGGTCCCGACGCACATCTTCCACGGCCCCGACGACACGGTGGCGCCCTGGCGGTTCTCCCGCCGGCTCGCCGCCGCCCATCCGAACACCGTCACCCTGCAGACCGTCAGGGGCGCCTCCCACGCCGCCATGTGGAACGCCGACCCGGACGCGTACGAGGAGTCGTTGCGGAGGTTCCTCACCCCCCTGATGTGA
- a CDS encoding VOC family protein — protein MAGTGSTRPSVVPTLLYKDAKAAVRQLTEAFGFTELSVYEGEDGTVMHAELAQGNGVVMLGSAGRGGAFDTAMKGAGPAGVYVVVDDVDAHHRRAVEQGAEVLMPPTDQDYGSRDYMARDLEGNVWSFGTYAPEAGA, from the coding sequence ATGGCAGGCACGGGCAGCACACGTCCGAGCGTCGTTCCGACGCTGTTGTACAAGGACGCGAAGGCGGCGGTCCGGCAGCTGACGGAGGCCTTCGGATTCACCGAGCTGTCGGTGTACGAGGGTGAGGACGGCACGGTGATGCACGCCGAACTGGCCCAGGGCAACGGTGTGGTGATGCTCGGCTCCGCGGGGCGCGGCGGGGCGTTCGACACGGCGATGAAGGGCGCGGGGCCGGCGGGGGTGTACGTCGTGGTGGACGACGTCGACGCCCATCACCGGCGGGCGGTGGAGCAGGGGGCGGAGGTGCTGATGCCGCCCACGGACCAGGACTACGGGTCGCGGGACTACATGGCTCGTGATCTGGAGGGCAACGTGTGGAGCTTCGGCACGTACGCGCCGGAGGCGGGCGCGTAG
- the cobN gene encoding cobaltochelatase subunit CobN, whose amino-acid sequence MSTVLLLSTADTDLLAARASGAGYRIGNPTRVDVAEELPALLDGSDLAVVRLLGGRRAWEDGLAALKASGIPTVLLGGETVPDAELMAESSVPAGVVAEALRYLVEGGPENLAELARFLSDTVLLTGEGFEQPRRMPEFGVHGARTARPGRPTVGVLFYRAHELSGNTAFVDTLCDAIEARGANALPVYCGSLRGADPGLYELLGRADALVATVLAAGGTHASQASAGGEEEAWDVGALAELDVPVLQGLCLTSSRAAWEESDAALSPMDAAMQVAIPEFDGRLITVPFSFKEQGPGDVPVYVADPGRAARVAGIAVRHAALRHKPNAEKKLALVFTAYPTKHSRVGNAVGLDTPASAVRVLDALRDAGYEVEGHPAEGDELIHRLIAAGGHDVEWLTEEQLAAAPARVPLADYRAWFATLDRELREAMTEAWGEPPGSLYVDGDDIVLASLQFGNVVVMIQPPRGFGENPIAIYHDPDMPPSHHYLAAYRWLENSFGADAVVHMGKHGTMEWLPGKGLGLSAGCAPDAVLGDLPLVYPFIVNDPGEGTQAKRRGHATVVDHLVPPMARADTYGDLAKLEQLLDEYALVSDLDPVKAPAVRAQIWTLVKAAELHHDLHVDDQPDDDAFDEFVMHIDGYLCEIKDVQIRDGLHILGGGPVGEPRVNLVLAVLRASQVWGGRANALPGLRACLAAHFGLVEKDLLAEPGAPVKAPAELTDLVDGPSRTAADAIDLLEQLCRRLAEGMEERDWAADTVPGLVRNVLGTELADAVAVLRFACEEVVPRLARTTDEIGHILHALDGGYVPAGPSGSPTRGLVNVLPTGRNFYSVDPKAIPSRLSWEVGQSLADSLVRRYLEDTGAYPRSVGLTVWGTSAMRTQGDDIAEILALLGCRPVWDDASRRVTGFEIVPLEELGRPRVDVTVRISGFFRDAFPHVVGLIDDAVRAVAELDEPAGSNYVRAHVEEDAAAHGDRRRATARIFGSKPGAYGAGLLPLIDARNWRSDADLAEVYAVWGGYAYGRGLDGRAARGDMETAFRRIAVAAKNVDTREHDLVDADDYFQYHGGMVAMVRHLTGESPEAYVGDSATPDQVRTRTLGEETHRVFRARVVNPRWMAAMRRHGYKGAFEMAATVDYLFGYDATAGVVDDWMYEKLSAEYVFSPENREFMKQSNPWALRGITERLLEAAERGLWAEPDAGTLERLRATYLELEGDLEGDSEGDDQ is encoded by the coding sequence ATGAGCACTGTGTTGTTGTTGTCGACCGCCGACACGGACCTGCTGGCGGCCCGTGCCTCCGGCGCCGGCTACCGGATCGGCAACCCCACCCGCGTGGACGTCGCGGAGGAACTGCCCGCGCTGCTCGACGGATCCGATCTCGCGGTGGTGCGGCTGCTGGGCGGCAGGCGGGCCTGGGAGGACGGGCTGGCCGCGCTCAAGGCGTCCGGCATCCCCACGGTGCTGCTCGGCGGGGAGACCGTGCCGGACGCGGAGCTGATGGCCGAGTCCAGCGTCCCGGCGGGCGTGGTGGCCGAGGCGCTGCGGTACCTCGTCGAGGGCGGCCCGGAGAACCTCGCGGAGCTGGCCCGGTTCCTGTCGGACACGGTGCTGCTGACCGGCGAGGGCTTCGAACAGCCGCGCAGGATGCCGGAGTTCGGGGTGCACGGAGCGCGTACGGCCAGGCCGGGGCGGCCGACGGTCGGTGTGCTCTTCTACCGTGCGCACGAACTCAGCGGCAACACCGCCTTCGTGGACACCCTGTGCGACGCGATCGAGGCACGCGGCGCCAACGCGCTACCGGTGTACTGCGGTTCGCTGCGCGGCGCCGACCCGGGGTTGTACGAGCTGCTCGGGCGAGCGGACGCCCTGGTCGCCACCGTGCTCGCGGCCGGCGGCACCCACGCCTCGCAGGCGTCGGCGGGCGGCGAGGAGGAGGCCTGGGACGTGGGCGCGCTCGCCGAACTGGACGTGCCGGTGCTGCAGGGGCTGTGCCTGACGTCCTCGCGCGCGGCCTGGGAGGAGTCCGACGCGGCCCTCTCGCCCATGGACGCGGCCATGCAGGTCGCCATCCCCGAGTTCGACGGCCGGCTGATCACGGTCCCCTTCTCCTTCAAGGAGCAAGGCCCGGGCGACGTGCCGGTGTACGTCGCCGATCCCGGGCGGGCGGCGCGGGTCGCCGGGATCGCCGTACGGCACGCGGCCCTGCGCCACAAGCCGAACGCGGAGAAGAAACTGGCGCTGGTCTTCACCGCGTACCCGACGAAGCACTCGCGTGTCGGCAACGCGGTGGGCCTGGACACGCCCGCGTCGGCGGTACGCGTGCTGGACGCGCTGCGGGACGCCGGATACGAGGTCGAGGGGCACCCCGCCGAGGGTGACGAGCTGATCCACCGGCTGATCGCGGCCGGCGGGCACGACGTGGAGTGGCTGACGGAGGAGCAGCTGGCCGCCGCGCCCGCGCGGGTGCCGCTGGCCGACTACCGGGCCTGGTTCGCCACGCTGGACCGGGAGTTGAGGGAGGCGATGACCGAGGCGTGGGGTGAGCCGCCGGGCTCGCTGTACGTCGACGGGGACGACATCGTGCTGGCGTCCCTCCAGTTCGGGAACGTGGTGGTGATGATCCAGCCGCCGCGCGGCTTCGGGGAGAACCCCATCGCGATCTACCACGACCCGGACATGCCGCCGTCCCACCACTACCTGGCCGCCTACCGCTGGCTGGAGAACAGCTTCGGCGCCGACGCCGTCGTCCACATGGGCAAGCACGGCACGATGGAGTGGCTGCCCGGCAAGGGCCTCGGGCTGAGCGCCGGGTGCGCGCCGGACGCGGTGCTGGGCGATCTGCCGCTGGTGTACCCGTTCATCGTGAACGACCCCGGCGAGGGCACGCAGGCCAAGCGGCGCGGGCACGCCACGGTCGTCGACCACCTGGTGCCGCCGATGGCCCGCGCCGACACGTACGGGGACCTGGCCAAGCTGGAGCAGTTGCTCGACGAGTACGCGCTGGTCTCCGACCTGGACCCGGTGAAGGCCCCGGCCGTGCGGGCGCAGATCTGGACACTGGTGAAGGCCGCCGAGCTGCATCACGACCTGCACGTCGACGACCAGCCGGACGACGACGCGTTCGACGAGTTCGTCATGCACATCGACGGCTACCTGTGCGAGATCAAGGACGTGCAGATCCGCGACGGCCTGCACATCCTCGGCGGCGGACCGGTCGGTGAGCCGCGGGTGAACCTGGTGCTGGCGGTGCTGCGCGCCTCGCAGGTGTGGGGCGGGCGGGCCAACGCCCTGCCTGGTCTGCGGGCCTGCCTCGCCGCACACTTCGGGCTGGTGGAGAAGGACCTGCTGGCCGAGCCGGGCGCGCCGGTGAAGGCGCCGGCGGAGCTGACGGACCTGGTGGACGGCCCGTCGCGTACGGCCGCCGACGCGATCGACCTCCTCGAGCAGCTGTGCCGACGGCTCGCGGAGGGCATGGAGGAGCGGGACTGGGCGGCCGACACCGTGCCGGGGCTGGTGCGGAACGTGCTGGGCACGGAACTCGCGGACGCGGTGGCCGTGTTGCGGTTCGCGTGCGAGGAGGTCGTGCCCCGGCTGGCCCGGACGACGGACGAGATTGGGCACATCCTGCACGCGCTGGACGGCGGGTACGTCCCGGCAGGTCCCTCCGGCTCGCCCACGCGCGGGCTGGTCAACGTGCTGCCGACCGGCCGGAACTTCTACTCGGTCGACCCCAAGGCCATCCCGTCGCGGCTGAGTTGGGAGGTCGGGCAGTCGCTGGCGGACTCGCTGGTCCGGCGGTACCTGGAGGACACGGGCGCGTACCCGCGGTCCGTCGGCCTGACGGTGTGGGGCACGTCCGCGATGCGCACACAGGGTGACGACATCGCCGAGATCCTGGCGCTGCTGGGCTGCCGTCCGGTGTGGGACGACGCGTCCCGCCGCGTGACCGGCTTCGAGATCGTGCCCCTGGAGGAGCTGGGCCGCCCCCGCGTCGACGTCACGGTCCGCATCTCCGGATTCTTCCGGGACGCGTTCCCCCACGTCGTGGGGCTGATCGACGACGCCGTGCGGGCGGTGGCCGAGCTGGACGAGCCGGCCGGGTCCAACTACGTACGGGCGCACGTGGAGGAGGACGCCGCCGCGCACGGTGACCGGCGGCGGGCCACCGCGCGCATCTTCGGCTCCAAGCCGGGGGCGTACGGGGCGGGGCTGCTGCCGCTGATCGACGCCCGGAACTGGCGCTCCGACGCCGACCTCGCGGAGGTGTACGCGGTGTGGGGCGGCTACGCCTACGGGCGCGGGCTCGACGGGCGGGCGGCGCGCGGCGACATGGAGACGGCGTTCAGGCGGATCGCGGTGGCGGCGAAGAACGTCGACACCCGTGAACACGATCTCGTCGACGCGGACGACTACTTCCAGTACCACGGCGGCATGGTCGCCATGGTCCGGCACCTCACGGGCGAGAGCCCCGAGGCGTACGTGGGTGACTCGGCGACCCCGGACCAGGTGAGGACGCGCACGCTGGGCGAGGAGACGCACCGGGTGTTCCGGGCGCGGGTGGTCAACCCGCGCTGGATGGCGGCGATGCGCAGGCACGGCTACAAGGGCGCCTTCGAGATGGCGGCGACCGTGGACTACCTGTTCGGCTACGACGCCACGGCCGGCGTCGTGGACGACTGGATGTACGAGAAGCTCAGCGCGGAGTACGTGTTCTCGCCGGAGAACCGGGAGTTCATGAAGCAGTCCAACCCGTGGGCGCTGCGGGGCATCACGGAGCGTTTGCTGGAGGCGGCGGAGCGCGGGCTGTGGGCGGAGCCCGACGCCGGCACGCTGGAGCGGCTGCGCGCCACCTACCTGGAACTCGAGGGCGACCTCGAAGGCGACTCGGAGGGCGACGACCAGTGA
- a CDS encoding inorganic phosphate transporter, producing the protein MESFSLILAIVVVTALAFDFTNGFHDTANAMATTISTGALKPKVAVAMSAVLNLVGAFLSVEVANTISKGLVDEAGIRPEVIFAALVGAILWNLLTWLVGLPSSSSHALMGGLIGATVASAGFGAVHGDVLVTKVLIPAIAAPVVAGVAALLATRLTYRTGRNIDGKSSEKGYRAGQIASAGLVSLAHGTNDAQKTMGIITLALVAGGAVAPDSDPPVWVILSAGVAIALGTYLGGWRIIRTMGKGLTDLQPQQGFAAQTSAATVILASSHLGFSLSTTHSVSGAVMGAGLGRKGGVVRWSTATRMFVAWGLTLPAAAFVAALAEWVCGFGDWGTAVVAVFLIASSAAIWKISRREVVDHTNVNDHDAPSEEPPGVVTQAIAAVTPPPANPAAEELSATIPAPAATDPQAPSAATTV; encoded by the coding sequence ATGGAAAGCTTCTCGCTGATCCTCGCGATTGTGGTGGTAACCGCACTCGCGTTCGATTTCACGAACGGTTTCCACGACACCGCGAACGCGATGGCAACGACCATTTCGACCGGTGCGCTCAAGCCCAAGGTCGCGGTGGCCATGTCCGCCGTGCTGAACCTTGTCGGCGCATTCCTCTCGGTGGAGGTCGCGAACACGATCTCCAAGGGCCTCGTCGACGAGGCCGGCATCCGTCCCGAGGTCATCTTCGCCGCGTTGGTCGGCGCGATCCTCTGGAACCTCCTGACCTGGCTGGTGGGCCTGCCGTCCAGCTCCTCGCACGCCCTCATGGGCGGTCTGATCGGCGCCACCGTCGCCTCCGCCGGCTTCGGCGCGGTGCACGGCGACGTGCTGGTCACCAAGGTCCTCATCCCCGCGATCGCCGCCCCGGTGGTGGCCGGCGTCGCCGCGCTGCTGGCCACCCGGCTCACCTACCGGACGGGCCGGAACATCGACGGCAAGTCCTCCGAGAAGGGCTACCGCGCCGGGCAGATCGCCTCCGCCGGCCTGGTCTCCCTGGCCCACGGCACCAACGACGCCCAGAAGACGATGGGCATCATCACCCTCGCCCTGGTCGCCGGCGGCGCCGTCGCCCCCGACTCCGACCCGCCCGTGTGGGTCATCCTCTCCGCGGGCGTCGCCATCGCCCTCGGCACCTACCTGGGCGGCTGGCGCATCATCCGCACCATGGGCAAGGGCCTGACCGACCTCCAGCCGCAGCAGGGCTTCGCCGCCCAGACCAGCGCCGCGACGGTCATCCTGGCCTCCTCGCACCTCGGCTTCTCGCTGTCGACGACGCACTCCGTCTCCGGTGCCGTGATGGGCGCGGGCCTGGGCCGCAAGGGCGGCGTGGTCCGCTGGTCCACGGCCACCCGGATGTTCGTCGCCTGGGGCCTGACGCTGCCGGCGGCCGCCTTCGTCGCGGCGCTCGCCGAGTGGGTGTGCGGCTTCGGCGACTGGGGCACCGCCGTCGTGGCCGTCTTCCTGATCGCCTCCAGCGCGGCCATCTGGAAGATCTCCCGGCGCGAGGTCGTCGACCACACCAACGTCAACGACCACGACGCCCCCTCCGAGGAGCCCCCCGGTGTGGTGACGCAGGCCATCGCGGCGGTGACCCCGCCGCCGGCGAACCCGGCCGCCGAGGAGCTCTCGGCCACCATCCCCGCCCCCGCGGCCACCGACCCGCAGGCCCCGTCGGCCGCCACCACCGTCTGA